In Methanobrevibacter millerae, one genomic interval encodes:
- a CDS encoding C1 family peptidase: protein MLIALIFSLALILPASAADINDDVISANEITADEVISEGEAVDVELTAKDTVGIYGNSDTTLKVYAHDSNGKNVTDGTVIFMDVFGKDYTANVVNGTAKSNVFVGETGEFNITCQYIGTARYNNASTILLLSVPVANTTCNNIVATRYDDTVYFTGNMKSDYTQYPDYDDYEEVTEGFLTVYVDGEKLGTCDVDINGNYVYMWKTTRDLIGKTINFTAEFTNSKNHFNPSRFSKLFSFEASKDTKIITNVAQLEDGSKMISGIVLDEDGNNVIGGTITVNDNHTIIVDTNGTFRFYAVNETPKAATYEIGYFDWGSKADIRQNVPLMNALDHTELTDKLIDLCNNGTPYIKFGNGNGKTVVVNVGTHGGELPSQVAGFKLINLLADYGGEINGTIYVIPTIFPEATANNTRIYNGINLNTVADVNGTLSNNIVKFAISVGAAGLGDFHNTRHSDSDVGITCAMCSHYPTEESYYIAKFIADETGYYLYEYARAGDPYAGAIEDYANILGTPSVTCESLSNHRAVEYGTPEMSYSEMRAFLRYFGFDLDEMPKIQLDYSQNIILTFESPYNYNMSLKSIAPEGTFSALQELIYNAEESVIVLENDYTYNNETDNVQITGIMITKDNLTIDGNGHTIDGLNQARIFSNIANNVTISNLNIINGYRDIKNGGAILSLFSMTLNNITFENNNAPQGGAVFAYGGLTVINSTFTNSSAQWGGAIYSKFSAEIYNSVFAECEAKYGGAIYAENELTVENSAFRDLHANQTAGAIGFKYLSSIEITNTTFLNATAAKEGGAIYIDGNLDEDETGTVNIVDSRFYNSSAEYGGALVQLTGELDVEGCEFAGNTALFDGGAIYVSFTQTLINDTLFDENKIADEGYSHGGAIYIDNSNTNILNSSFTANAINAVYGYDSVLYIANSSFSDNGEAIHAVFSDCTLIKVDTGNDTLFLNGTEYGRVIKEVGKSIILINNAINVAALPSRYDSRDWGWVSSVKDQGNMGSCWTFGTCGALESALLKATGIEYDFSENNMQDSMLQYSKYGILDALEGGSREMGYEYALSWFGVLPTEYDSYDELGKLSPLIISEDKIHVFDVIFAKSRANSTDNDALKRAILKCGSVTTGFTWNASCYNDKTFAHYQTLKNNTNHAISIVGWDDNYPASNFATTAPGNGAFIVKNSWGEDWGEKGFFYLSYYDTSLLNTTYAVGFIIENTEKYTANYQTDIGGDVINLENNSSVSYKNSYEAVDAELISAVGTYFNENENYALEIYVNDELVHSQNGTAPFNGYHTVKLTEEIPVKAGDVFTAVINKTSVRLFIDSRQYYLENMTFLNLGNGWKDLALENETISLKVYTKDLAIYTQDLVKLYRNASRFAAYVGAAGVNVTFELNGVNYTRVSDENGTASIAINLNPGEYSIKTIYGNYSVENSITVLPTLIADNLVKYFRNASQFYITLIDGEGKPVAGKNITMNINGVFYNRVTNENGTARLNINLNPGEYILTALDPLTGLQMSYNITVLSTLEADDLDMKYKDGSTFNVSVVDGEGKALSGVNVTFNINGVFYNRTTDSEGIARLNINLMAGEYIITSEYDDLRISNTITIRD, encoded by the coding sequence ATGTTAATAGCGCTAATCTTCAGTTTAGCCCTGATATTGCCGGCATCGGCAGCAGACATTAATGACGATGTCATTAGTGCGAACGAAATAACTGCAGATGAGGTAATCTCAGAAGGCGAAGCGGTTGATGTGGAATTGACTGCTAAGGATACCGTCGGGATTTACGGCAATTCAGACACTACACTGAAAGTTTATGCTCATGACAGTAACGGAAAAAACGTTACTGATGGAACTGTAATTTTTATGGACGTATTTGGTAAAGACTATACTGCAAACGTTGTGAACGGAACTGCCAAAAGCAACGTCTTTGTTGGCGAAACAGGTGAGTTCAACATAACCTGCCAGTATATTGGGACTGCCCGATACAATAATGCGAGCACTATCCTTTTGCTGAGCGTTCCGGTTGCAAATACGACCTGCAACAATATCGTTGCAACAAGATATGACGATACCGTGTATTTCACGGGAAACATGAAGTCAGACTACACCCAATATCCGGATTACGACGATTATGAAGAGGTAACAGAAGGATTTTTAACCGTTTATGTTGACGGCGAAAAACTCGGAACCTGTGACGTTGACATTAACGGAAACTACGTGTACATGTGGAAAACGACAAGAGACCTTATAGGGAAGACAATTAACTTTACTGCTGAGTTTACAAACAGCAAGAATCATTTCAATCCTTCAAGATTCTCCAAGCTCTTCAGCTTTGAGGCTTCCAAGGACACTAAAATAATTACAAACGTTGCTCAATTAGAGGACGGCAGCAAAATGATCAGCGGAATCGTTTTGGACGAGGACGGAAATAACGTAATTGGCGGAACAATCACCGTTAATGACAATCACACAATCATTGTAGATACAAACGGAACGTTCAGGTTCTACGCAGTCAATGAAACTCCGAAAGCGGCCACCTATGAAATCGGCTACTTTGACTGGGGATCAAAAGCGGATATCCGCCAAAACGTTCCATTAATGAACGCCCTTGACCACACCGAACTGACTGACAAGCTCATTGACTTATGCAATAACGGCACTCCATACATCAAATTCGGAAACGGAAATGGAAAAACAGTTGTAGTTAATGTTGGAACCCACGGAGGAGAACTTCCTTCACAGGTTGCCGGATTTAAACTCATTAACCTTCTTGCCGACTACGGAGGCGAAATTAACGGAACGATATATGTCATTCCGACCATTTTCCCTGAAGCAACGGCCAACAATACTAGAATATACAACGGAATTAACTTAAATACCGTTGCTGACGTTAACGGAACACTTTCAAACAACATCGTTAAATTTGCAATATCCGTAGGTGCAGCAGGACTTGGAGATTTCCACAACACAAGACACAGTGACAGCGACGTGGGAATTACCTGCGCAATGTGTTCACATTATCCAACCGAAGAAAGCTATTATATCGCCAAATTCATTGCGGATGAAACCGGATACTACCTTTACGAGTACGCAAGGGCAGGAGACCCTTATGCAGGAGCGATAGAGGACTATGCCAACATTCTGGGAACTCCTTCAGTAACCTGCGAATCACTCTCAAACCACAGGGCCGTCGAATACGGAACTCCTGAAATGTCCTACAGTGAAATGCGCGCATTCCTGAGATACTTCGGATTCGACCTTGACGAAATGCCAAAAATACAGCTGGATTATTCACAAAACATAATATTGACATTTGAAAGCCCATACAACTACAATATGAGCTTAAAAAGCATTGCACCGGAAGGAACATTTTCAGCACTTCAGGAATTAATCTACAATGCCGAAGAATCAGTGATTGTTCTGGAAAATGACTATACATACAACAATGAAACCGACAATGTCCAAATAACCGGAATCATGATAACGAAAGACAACCTTACCATTGACGGTAACGGCCACACAATTGACGGCTTAAATCAGGCCAGGATTTTTTCCAATATCGCAAATAACGTTACAATATCCAACCTCAACATCATTAACGGTTATAGGGATATAAAGAACGGTGGAGCCATATTATCATTATTTTCAATGACTTTAAACAACATAACCTTTGAAAACAACAACGCCCCTCAAGGAGGAGCAGTATTTGCATATGGAGGCTTAACGGTAATCAATTCAACCTTCACAAACAGCAGCGCACAATGGGGAGGGGCCATCTACTCCAAATTCTCAGCAGAGATTTACAATTCAGTCTTTGCCGAGTGTGAAGCAAAATACGGCGGAGCAATATATGCCGAAAATGAACTGACTGTTGAAAATTCAGCTTTTAGAGATTTGCATGCCAACCAGACCGCCGGAGCGATAGGATTCAAGTACCTTTCATCTATCGAAATCACCAACACCACATTCCTCAATGCCACTGCAGCAAAAGAGGGCGGTGCAATATACATTGATGGAAACTTGGACGAAGACGAAACCGGCACTGTAAACATAGTCGATTCAAGATTCTACAATTCCTCCGCCGAGTATGGAGGCGCACTGGTTCAGCTGACCGGTGAATTGGATGTTGAGGGCTGTGAATTTGCAGGAAACACCGCATTATTTGATGGCGGAGCGATTTATGTCTCATTTACGCAAACACTCATCAACGATACATTATTTGATGAAAATAAAATTGCCGATGAGGGTTACAGCCACGGAGGAGCAATTTACATTGACAATTCAAACACAAACATCCTGAACAGCTCATTTACAGCCAACGCCATTAATGCAGTCTATGGGTATGACAGCGTATTGTACATTGCAAATTCAAGCTTTTCAGATAACGGCGAAGCGATTCATGCCGTTTTCAGCGACTGCACCTTAATCAAAGTCGATACCGGAAACGATACATTATTCCTTAACGGCACAGAATATGGCCGTGTCATTAAGGAAGTCGGCAAAAGCATCATACTCATAAACAACGCCATTAATGTAGCGGCTCTTCCTTCAAGATACGATTCACGTGACTGGGGATGGGTAAGCTCAGTTAAAGATCAGGGAAATATGGGTTCCTGCTGGACATTCGGTACCTGCGGAGCGCTGGAATCAGCACTATTGAAGGCAACCGGAATAGAATATGACTTTTCAGAAAACAACATGCAGGACAGCATGCTTCAATATTCAAAATACGGCATATTAGATGCTTTAGAAGGCGGATCAAGGGAAATGGGATACGAGTATGCTCTCAGCTGGTTCGGAGTCCTTCCAACGGAATATGACAGCTATGACGAACTGGGAAAACTCTCCCCATTGATTATAAGCGAAGATAAAATACACGTATTCGACGTAATCTTTGCAAAATCCCGCGCAAATTCAACAGACAACGATGCCCTTAAAAGAGCGATATTGAAATGCGGATCAGTTACAACAGGATTCACATGGAATGCCAGCTGCTACAATGACAAAACTTTCGCACACTATCAGACCCTAAAGAACAATACAAACCATGCGATAAGCATTGTCGGCTGGGATGACAATTATCCTGCTTCAAACTTTGCAACGACCGCTCCAGGCAACGGCGCGTTCATTGTTAAAAACAGCTGGGGAGAAGACTGGGGAGAAAAAGGATTCTTCTACCTTTCATACTATGACACCAGCCTTTTAAACACTACATACGCCGTAGGATTCATAATTGAAAACACCGAGAAATACACTGCAAACTATCAGACCGACATTGGCGGAGACGTCATAAACTTGGAGAATAATTCATCAGTCTCTTATAAAAACAGCTATGAAGCCGTTGATGCGGAACTGATAAGCGCTGTTGGAACATATTTCAATGAAAATGAAAACTATGCCCTTGAAATCTATGTAAATGATGAACTTGTTCATTCACAAAACGGAACTGCACCATTTAACGGATACCATACCGTAAAATTAACCGAAGAGATTCCGGTAAAGGCCGGAGACGTCTTCACTGCAGTTATCAACAAGACTTCAGTCAGGCTATTCATCGATTCAAGGCAGTACTACCTTGAAAACATGACTTTCCTTAATCTCGGCAACGGATGGAAAGACCTTGCTTTGGAAAACGAAACGATTTCCCTGAAAGTCTATACAAAGGATTTGGCCATTTACACCCAAGACCTGGTTAAACTCTACAGAAACGCCTCCAGGTTTGCGGCTTATGTCGGTGCTGCCGGCGTTAACGTGACCTTTGAGCTGAACGGCGTTAATTATACTCGCGTAAGCGATGAAAACGGTACGGCTTCAATAGCCATTAACTTGAATCCTGGCGAATATTCAATCAAAACGATTTACGGCAATTATTCAGTTGAAAACTCAATTACCGTATTGCCAACGTTGATTGCCGACAATCTGGTTAAATACTTCAGGAACGCTTCACAGTTCTACATTACGCTGATTGACGGTGAAGGCAAACCTGTAGCAGGCAAGAACATTACCATGAACATCAACGGTGTGTTCTATAACAGAGTGACCAATGAAAACGGTACTGCAAGGCTGAACATTAACTTGAACCCTGGCGAGTACATTTTAACTGCTTTGGATCCTTTAACCGGCCTTCAGATGTCCTATAACATCACGGTTTTATCCACCTTGGAAGCTGATGATTTGGACATGAAGTACAAGGACGGTTCAACCTTCAACGTTAGTGTTGTAGACGGTGAAGGCAAGGCATTATCCGGCGTTAACGTAACCTTCAACATCAACGGAGTCTTTTATAACAGGACAACCGATTCCGAAGGTATTGCCAGATTAAACATCAACCTGATGGCAGGCGAGTACATCATCACTTCCGAGTATGACGACTTGAGAATTTCAAACACCATTACAATAAGGGATTAA
- a CDS encoding C1 family peptidase, producing MKVLKIIIVMLVLIIPVGAVCAADDISDETLSDDGQEDMYMVDEASFTDLTDEINNTGTTLDLTKDYAFNNATDNKNGIVIGKDNFVLNGNGFTIDGKNQSRIFNITANNVTLSNLILTGGNAEKGGAIYTSGSLTLNNVTFIKNFATTEGGAIELLSDNVLNINNSKFIDNYGGGGSSIYIENGKLNLYNTEFTSDVHAKRAQIIIKEAEGYVDNVTFANIVSNYTPAIYMEKSKALTILNSKFINLAASISSGAIGHKSGGVLYIRNCEFINITSAKNAGAILVDIPGMDNTRPGNVTILDTVFRNTSSGFGGAYIQFGGNLTINNTEFTNCHATYNGGAVYISYVDSAEINDCNFTSNGVDIIEGYPTYGGAMVIDMSTISINDSRFINNTASAGNAIYAYDGSYNIRNTLFENNTNPIYTFFDKQSIIDKTNIFINDNNVSTNNTFYATIQDGEGLQLTLINNVINVTALPARYDSRDWGWVSPVRNQGWTGACWTFAMSGVLESALLKATGLAADFSENNMQNTMTKYSIYGDTQTLEGGGNIDSTAYLLSWLGAFVQDADTYDDLGKLSPVIKTQNDIHIQDLMFIPNNEIPNGTQLKWAILKYGSIDVNYNGQSTYDDVTPYYRPDTHSQYVNVTIPPNHAVSVVGWDDNYPKENFGIIPSGDGAWIVKNSWGPGFGENGFLYVSYYDQTLLQYAPGGIFRYATAIIIENTVPYNKNYQYDLMWDEGFDTGNSTASYMNVFEAVDDDLIAAVGTYFNQSGINYTVEIFVNDVLKLTQEGVSPYLGYHTIKLNDYIPVKKGDVFKAVITSNGVPFIDLSDTRVHYTRNISFVSIDGQPWQDAYDLGYIACLKVYTVALPFYTEDLVKIYKNDSKFEANIGVANQTVTFEINGGTYNRISDENGTARIAINLNPGNYTIKTTFNGTTVENSITVLPTLIADNLVKYFRNASQFYITLIDGEGNPVAGKNITMNINGVFYNRVTNENGTARLNINLNPGEYILTALDPLTGLQMSYNITVLSTLEADDLDMKYKDGSTFNVSVVDGEGQALSGVNVTFNINGVFYNRTTDSEGIARLNINLMAGEYIITSEYDELRISNTITIRD from the coding sequence ATGAAGGTCTTAAAGATTATAATCGTCATGCTTGTTTTAATCATACCGGTGGGGGCTGTCTGTGCAGCAGACGACATTTCCGATGAGACCCTAAGCGATGATGGTCAGGAAGATATGTATATGGTGGATGAAGCTTCATTCACAGATTTGACTGATGAAATAAATAATACGGGCACGACTTTGGATTTAACCAAGGACTATGCCTTCAACAATGCAACTGACAACAAAAATGGAATTGTTATCGGCAAGGATAATTTTGTACTTAACGGTAACGGTTTTACAATAGATGGGAAGAACCAATCAAGAATATTCAACATTACTGCAAACAACGTTACATTAAGCAATTTGATTTTAACCGGAGGTAATGCCGAAAAAGGCGGAGCAATATACACTAGTGGATCATTAACATTGAACAACGTTACTTTCATTAAAAACTTCGCAACCACAGAAGGAGGGGCTATAGAACTTTTATCTGATAATGTTTTAAACATTAACAATTCAAAATTCATTGATAATTATGGAGGTGGCGGCTCATCAATATATATTGAAAACGGTAAATTAAACCTCTACAACACAGAATTCACTTCAGATGTACATGCCAAACGTGCTCAAATTATTATAAAAGAAGCAGAAGGTTATGTTGACAATGTCACATTTGCAAATATCGTTTCAAACTACACTCCTGCAATATATATGGAAAAATCAAAAGCCCTTACAATACTCAATTCCAAATTTATTAATTTGGCCGCAAGCATCTCTTCAGGTGCAATAGGCCATAAAAGTGGTGGTGTGCTATACATCAGGAATTGTGAATTCATCAACATCACTTCTGCTAAAAATGCAGGAGCAATTCTTGTAGATATTCCCGGAATGGATAACACACGTCCGGGCAATGTGACCATACTCGATACGGTATTCAGGAACACTTCTTCTGGATTTGGTGGTGCTTATATCCAATTCGGCGGAAATCTCACCATAAACAATACTGAATTCACAAACTGTCATGCTACATACAATGGTGGGGCAGTTTACATTTCATATGTTGATTCTGCTGAAATCAATGACTGTAATTTCACTTCAAATGGTGTTGACATTATTGAAGGATATCCTACTTACGGTGGCGCAATGGTCATTGACATGTCTACAATAAGTATAAATGACTCTAGATTCATCAACAACACTGCAAGTGCTGGAAATGCAATTTATGCTTATGATGGATCATATAACATTAGAAATACACTGTTTGAAAATAATACAAACCCAATCTACACATTTTTCGATAAACAATCCATTATAGACAAAACAAATATTTTCATCAATGATAATAATGTCTCAACTAACAATACATTCTATGCAACAATCCAAGATGGAGAAGGCCTGCAGTTAACATTAATCAACAATGTAATCAATGTTACTGCTCTTCCAGCAAGATATGATTCACGTGACTGGGGATGGGTTTCACCAGTCAGAAATCAAGGTTGGACGGGTGCCTGCTGGACATTCGCAATGTCAGGAGTACTGGAATCAGCGTTATTGAAAGCAACCGGCCTTGCAGCTGATTTTTCAGAAAACAACATGCAGAATACCATGACAAAATATTCAATTTACGGCGATACTCAAACATTGGAAGGGGGAGGCAACATTGATTCCACAGCTTATCTCTTGAGCTGGCTTGGAGCATTTGTACAGGATGCCGATACCTATGATGATTTAGGAAAGCTTTCACCGGTGATTAAAACCCAAAATGATATCCATATTCAGGACCTTATGTTCATACCTAACAACGAAATACCGAACGGCACACAGCTCAAATGGGCAATCCTGAAATACGGTTCCATAGATGTAAATTACAATGGACAGTCCACATATGATGATGTGACTCCTTATTACAGGCCTGACACTCATTCACAGTATGTGAATGTAACTATTCCTCCGAACCATGCTGTTTCAGTTGTTGGATGGGATGACAACTATCCAAAAGAGAATTTCGGAATTATTCCATCTGGCGACGGTGCATGGATTGTTAAGAACAGCTGGGGACCTGGTTTTGGAGAAAACGGATTCCTGTATGTTTCATATTATGACCAGACTTTGTTGCAATATGCTCCAGGCGGAATATTTAGATATGCAACTGCAATAATAATTGAAAATACAGTTCCATATAATAAGAACTATCAGTATGATTTAATGTGGGACGAAGGCTTCGATACAGGCAATTCAACTGCAAGTTATATGAATGTATTTGAAGCTGTAGATGATGATTTGATTGCGGCAGTTGGAACATACTTCAACCAAAGTGGCATCAACTATACAGTCGAAATTTTTGTTAATGATGTGTTAAAACTAACTCAGGAAGGAGTATCTCCATATCTTGGTTACCACACCATCAAATTAAACGATTACATACCAGTCAAAAAAGGAGATGTCTTCAAAGCAGTGATTACCTCAAACGGTGTTCCATTCATTGATCTTTCTGATACCAGAGTTCATTATACTCGAAACATTTCATTTGTCAGTATTGACGGACAGCCTTGGCAAGATGCTTATGACTTAGGTTATATTGCATGTCTAAAAGTCTACACTGTTGCTTTACCGTTCTACACTGAAGATTTGGTTAAAATCTATAAAAACGATTCCAAATTTGAGGCAAATATTGGCGTTGCTAATCAAACCGTTACATTTGAAATTAATGGTGGAACATATAACAGAATCAGTGATGAAAACGGAACTGCCAGAATAGCCATTAACTTGAATCCTGGCAATTACACGATAAAAACCACGTTCAACGGAACGACAGTTGAAAACTCAATTACCGTATTGCCAACGTTAATTGCCGACAATCTGGTTAAATACTTCAGGAACGCTTCACAGTTCTACATTACATTGATTGATGGTGAAGGCAACCCAGTAGCCGGAAAGAACATTACCATGAACATCAATGGAGTGTTCTATAACCGCGTAACCAATGAAAACGGAACTGCAAGGCTGAACATTAACTTGAACCCTGGCGAGTACATATTAACGGCTTTGGATCCATTGACCGGCCTTCAGATGTCCTATAACATCACGGTTTTATCCACCTTGGAAGCTGATGATTTGGACATGAAGTACAAGGACGGTTCAACCTTCAACGTTAGTGTTGTGGACGGTGAAGGCCAGGCATTATCCGGCGTTAACGTAACCTTCAACATCAACGGAGTCTTTTATAACAGAACAACCGATTCCGAAGGTATTGCAAGGCTCAACATTAATTTAATGGCCGGAGAATACATCATCACTTCCGAGTATGATGAGCTAAGAATTTCAAACACCATTACAATAAGGGATTAA
- a CDS encoding zinc ribbon domain-containing protein — protein MSKTCPNCGVNSPDNAKFCIECAHDLTDVPIIKDEVNPKSTNGNGLKLGSIALIVIALIVIIAAGFFIFGSGDDSQPEENIQITFDEVTVTDFTSSGKIYYNYFVKGFITNIPKDCDGYMLKTIYCDSQGRELTSTVEKLSSFKDNEKYDFSSTISFYQTQNYLDVNHVSVQLIKDNVFIKEFNSTMSTNKLTSNATA, from the coding sequence ATGAGTAAGACCTGTCCGAACTGTGGCGTTAACTCGCCGGATAACGCCAAATTTTGCATAGAATGTGCACATGACTTAACAGACGTTCCGATTATCAAAGATGAAGTAAATCCTAAAAGCACTAATGGCAATGGTTTAAAATTGGGTTCAATCGCACTGATAGTTATTGCATTAATTGTTATTATTGCAGCAGGATTTTTCATTTTCGGCTCAGGAGATGATTCACAGCCGGAGGAAAACATTCAGATAACATTCGATGAAGTAACGGTCACCGATTTCACATCATCAGGTAAAATCTATTACAATTACTTTGTAAAAGGATTCATAACAAACATTCCCAAGGACTGTGACGGCTATATGCTCAAGACGATATACTGCGATTCACAGGGCAGGGAACTGACCTCCACGGTAGAGAAACTGTCATCTTTCAAGGATAATGAAAAGTATGATTTCTCATCAACAATCAGCTTCTATCAAACCCAGAACTATCTTGATGTCAATCACGTCAGTGTACAGCTAATCAAGGATAATGTCTTCATTAAGGAGTTCAATTCCACAATGAGCACCAATAAATTAACTTCAAACGCAACAGCCTGA
- a CDS encoding zinc ribbon domain-containing protein has protein sequence MAFEQELMMLEGQIERAQDMDELNYIRLTSEKKYWWTSIFVAGLFYALNGDVGKMIITWIISFFTLGIYALYIIYTSYRDQNEFNNKMEYWILQKSRELKGNPQRNSQASSSAERIGTCPNCGYELAESHKFCPNCGDKVEIKKNKISFCPNCGVKVEDNARFCMECGNKLYEDIQPVKEETVETTSEETSEIEASEVIMLPEKKMNSFFK, from the coding sequence ATGGCTTTTGAACAGGAATTAATGATGCTGGAAGGACAAATTGAACGCGCTCAGGATATGGATGAGCTTAACTACATTAGACTTACAAGCGAAAAGAAATACTGGTGGACAAGCATATTCGTTGCAGGACTTTTCTACGCCCTCAACGGAGATGTGGGAAAGATGATTATCACGTGGATCATTTCGTTTTTTACATTGGGAATATACGCATTATATATCATCTACACCAGCTACAGGGACCAGAACGAATTCAACAATAAGATGGAATACTGGATTCTGCAGAAGTCAAGGGAACTGAAGGGAAATCCTCAGAGAAATTCTCAAGCTTCAAGTTCAGCTGAAAGGATAGGCACCTGCCCGAACTGCGGATATGAACTGGCTGAGTCACACAAGTTCTGTCCCAACTGCGGAGACAAGGTTGAAATTAAGAAAAATAAGATTTCATTTTGTCCGAATTGCGGTGTAAAAGTTGAAGATAATGCAAGATTCTGCATGGAATGTGGAAATAAGCTTTATGAGGATATTCAACCAGTTAAAGAGGAAACAGTCGAAACAACCTCTGAGGAAACTTCTGAGATTGAGGCAAGTGAAGTCATCATGCTGCCGGAAAAAAAAATGAATAGCTTTTTTAAGTAG